From a region of the Halomonas sp. HL-93 genome:
- the hydA gene encoding dihydropyrimidinase — translation MSVLIKGGTVVTHADTYRADVLCVDGKIHAIGTDLDVPSGCETIDASDQLVMPGGIDPHTHMQLPFMGTVASEDFYTGTAAALAGGTTSIIDFVIPQPGQSLMEAFETWQGWAEKAATDFAFHVAITWWDDSVREEMGTLVHEHGVNSFKHFMAYKGAIMATDDILVESFSRCLELGAVPTVHAENGELVYHMQQKLLAQGLTGPEAHPLSRPPQVEGEAASRAIRIASTLGAPIYLVHVSTKDAVDEIAYARQQGHPVYGECLAGHLLIDDSVYQDTDWGRAAAHVMSPPFRPKGHQEALWHGLQSGNLQTTATDHCCFCADQKAAGKDDFTKIPNGTAGVEDRLAVLWDEGVNTGKLSPQEFVALTSTNTAKIFNLYPRKGAIQVGADADIVVWDPNGTRTISAKTHHQNVDFNIFEGKTVRGIARHTVSRGKWVWRDGDLRAERGAGRYLERPAYPGVFELLAKRAELNAPMAVKR, via the coding sequence ATGAGCGTATTGATCAAGGGCGGCACCGTCGTCACCCACGCGGATACCTACCGCGCCGACGTGCTGTGTGTGGACGGCAAAATCCACGCCATCGGCACCGATTTGGACGTCCCCTCGGGCTGCGAAACCATCGATGCCAGCGACCAGCTGGTGATGCCCGGCGGCATTGACCCCCACACCCACATGCAGCTGCCCTTCATGGGCACCGTGGCAAGCGAAGATTTCTACACCGGCACCGCCGCGGCCCTGGCGGGCGGCACGACCTCGATTATCGATTTCGTGATTCCGCAGCCGGGCCAGTCATTGATGGAAGCCTTCGAGACCTGGCAGGGCTGGGCGGAAAAAGCCGCCACCGACTTTGCCTTCCACGTGGCGATCACCTGGTGGGACGATAGCGTGCGGGAGGAAATGGGCACCCTGGTGCATGAACACGGCGTGAACAGCTTCAAACATTTCATGGCCTACAAGGGCGCCATCATGGCCACCGACGATATTCTGGTGGAAAGCTTCTCGCGCTGCCTGGAATTGGGTGCGGTGCCGACGGTGCATGCCGAAAACGGCGAGCTGGTCTATCACATGCAGCAGAAACTGCTCGCCCAGGGCCTCACCGGGCCTGAAGCCCACCCGCTTTCGCGCCCGCCCCAGGTGGAAGGCGAAGCCGCCAGCCGCGCGATCCGTATTGCCAGCACGCTGGGCGCGCCGATCTATCTGGTGCACGTCTCCACCAAGGATGCGGTGGATGAAATTGCCTATGCCCGCCAGCAGGGTCATCCGGTTTACGGTGAATGCCTGGCCGGCCACCTGCTGATCGACGACAGCGTCTATCAGGATACCGACTGGGGTCGCGCCGCCGCCCACGTAATGAGCCCGCCCTTCCGCCCCAAGGGCCACCAGGAAGCGCTCTGGCACGGCCTGCAGTCGGGCAATCTGCAAACCACCGCCACCGACCACTGCTGTTTCTGCGCCGATCAGAAAGCCGCGGGCAAGGATGACTTCACCAAGATTCCCAACGGCACCGCCGGGGTCGAGGACCGCTTGGCCGTACTGTGGGATGAAGGCGTCAACACTGGCAAGCTGTCGCCCCAGGAATTCGTCGCCCTGACGTCGACCAACACCGCCAAGATCTTCAACCTTTACCCGCGCAAGGGCGCCATTCAGGTGGGTGCCGACGCCGATATTGTGGTGTGGGACCCCAACGGCACGCGGACGATTTCCGCCAAGACCCACCACCAGAACGTCGACTTCAACATCTTCGAAGGCAAGACGGTGCGCGGTATCGCCCGCCATACCGTCAGCCGCGGCAAATGGGTATGGCGCGACGGCGACCTTCGCGCCGAGCGCGGTGCGGGCCGCTATCTGGAGCGTCCCGCCTACCCCGGTGTCTTCGAGCTGTTGGCCAAACGCGCCGAGCTGAATGCGCCGATGGCGGTCAAGCGCTGA
- a CDS encoding nitrilase-related carbon-nitrogen hydrolase — MQKMKIGLIQMGLKTSTDLEPTAIRDAMNEAHLPMIEQAAAQGVQVLCFQEVFNQPYFCPSQDGKWYAAAEKVPEGPTCQMMQKLAAKHRMVIIVPVYEETETGVYYNTAAVFDADGSYLGKYHKTHIPQIAGFWEKFFFKPGKSNWPVFDTAYGKIGVYICYDRHFPEGWRALALNGAEVIFNPSATVAGLSQYLWELEQPASAAANGCFIAAINRVGTEAPWNIGNFYGSSYIVNPRGKIEAQASETDDELLIHEIDLDMVREVRNNWQFFRDRRPETYTRLTDGE, encoded by the coding sequence ATGCAGAAGATGAAAATTGGCCTTATCCAGATGGGCCTGAAAACCAGCACTGACCTAGAACCCACGGCGATTCGTGACGCCATGAACGAAGCGCACCTGCCGATGATTGAGCAAGCGGCAGCTCAGGGCGTACAGGTGCTGTGCTTCCAGGAAGTATTTAACCAGCCGTATTTTTGCCCCAGCCAGGACGGCAAATGGTACGCCGCCGCTGAGAAGGTACCCGAAGGCCCGACCTGCCAGATGATGCAAAAACTGGCCGCCAAGCACCGTATGGTGATTATCGTCCCCGTGTATGAAGAAACCGAGACCGGCGTTTACTACAACACCGCCGCGGTGTTCGATGCCGACGGCAGCTATCTGGGCAAGTACCACAAAACGCATATCCCTCAGATTGCAGGCTTTTGGGAGAAATTCTTCTTCAAACCGGGCAAATCCAACTGGCCGGTATTCGATACTGCCTACGGCAAGATCGGCGTGTATATCTGCTACGACCGTCACTTCCCCGAAGGCTGGCGGGCACTGGCACTCAACGGCGCCGAGGTAATTTTCAATCCTTCCGCTACCGTGGCCGGGCTTTCTCAATACTTGTGGGAGCTGGAACAGCCTGCCTCCGCCGCGGCCAACGGCTGCTTTATCGCCGCCATCAACAGGGTAGGTACAGAAGCCCCCTGGAATATCGGCAATTTTTACGGCTCCAGCTATATCGTCAACCCGCGCGGCAAGATCGAGGCCCAGGCCAGCGAAACCGACGATGAACTGCTGATCCACGAGATCGATTTGGACATGGTGCGTGAGGTGCGCAACAACTGGCAGTTCTTCCGCGACCGCCGCCCCGAGACCTATACCCGCCTGACCGACGGAGAATGA
- a CDS encoding NCS1 family nucleobase:cation symporter-1: MTKTTSQMVDRAGLIELDVGDNVRNSSRFNEDIAPTQASERTWTKWNIAALWVGMAICVPTYTLGGVLTAYFGLSVGEALFAIFLANVIVLIPLTLNAFPGTKFGIPFPVVLRSSFGIFGSNVPCLVRALVGCGWFGIQTMFGGLAIHLLLSELIPAWAALGGVGEVIGFFVFGAMNLYVVIRGAESIKWLETFAAPLLLAVGIGLMVWAWPHTSMTELLAQPPSRPEGASVYGYFFAGLTAMVGFWATLSLNIPDFSRFAKSQKDQIVGQVIGLPLTMFFFAALGVVMTAASETLVGQTVADPVRLIGFIDNPFWVVLAMLLIIIATISTNTASNIVSPTNDFQNIAPKFIDQTRGVLMTGAVGVLLMGYDLLQKAGIIPPGVSLEQMYSNWLLGYSSLLGPIAGIMAVDYFLIKKQRLDVPSLYMDNHAYPAVNIAGFIAFGVPVALTLIALTTGTMYWFYDYGWFTGSALGAIVYYIASQVLSTVPSVGPSPVADREPTEQLP, translated from the coding sequence ATGACGAAAACAACCTCTCAGATGGTAGATCGAGCAGGGCTGATTGAATTGGATGTGGGGGATAATGTTCGCAATAGCTCGCGTTTTAACGAGGATATTGCGCCGACCCAAGCAAGCGAGCGAACGTGGACGAAATGGAATATTGCAGCACTGTGGGTAGGGATGGCCATCTGCGTGCCCACCTACACGCTGGGGGGCGTGTTAACCGCCTATTTTGGTTTGAGCGTGGGTGAGGCCTTGTTCGCTATATTCTTGGCGAATGTGATTGTATTGATTCCGTTAACGCTCAACGCCTTTCCGGGCACAAAATTCGGTATCCCCTTTCCCGTGGTGCTGCGCTCGTCGTTCGGGATTTTTGGCTCCAACGTCCCGTGTTTGGTGCGAGCGCTTGTCGGCTGTGGATGGTTCGGTATTCAAACGATGTTCGGCGGTTTGGCAATTCACCTGCTGCTATCGGAATTGATACCGGCGTGGGCCGCACTGGGCGGTGTCGGCGAAGTCATCGGTTTCTTTGTGTTTGGCGCGATGAACCTGTATGTGGTCATCCGTGGTGCAGAATCGATCAAATGGCTTGAGACATTTGCCGCTCCCTTATTGCTGGCGGTAGGTATCGGGCTGATGGTATGGGCGTGGCCACATACGTCAATGACCGAGTTGCTGGCGCAGCCGCCATCGCGCCCTGAAGGGGCGTCGGTGTATGGCTATTTCTTTGCCGGGTTAACTGCCATGGTAGGCTTTTGGGCCACGCTATCGCTGAATATTCCTGACTTCAGTCGCTTTGCCAAAAGCCAGAAAGACCAAATTGTCGGCCAGGTGATTGGGCTGCCGCTGACGATGTTTTTCTTTGCTGCGTTGGGCGTGGTGATGACCGCTGCCTCTGAAACCTTGGTAGGACAAACCGTGGCCGACCCCGTACGTCTGATCGGCTTTATCGATAATCCCTTCTGGGTAGTGTTGGCGATGCTGTTGATCATTATCGCCACCATTTCTACCAATACGGCTTCAAATATCGTCTCGCCCACCAATGATTTCCAGAATATTGCACCGAAGTTTATCGATCAGACTCGCGGCGTGCTGATGACCGGTGCGGTGGGGGTGCTGCTGATGGGCTACGACCTGTTGCAAAAAGCCGGGATCATTCCGCCGGGAGTATCGCTTGAACAGATGTACTCCAACTGGCTGCTGGGGTACTCAAGCCTGCTTGGGCCGATCGCCGGGATTATGGCGGTAGATTACTTCCTGATTAAAAAGCAGCGCCTGGATGTGCCCAGTCTGTATATGGATAACCATGCTTATCCGGCCGTCAATATCGCCGGCTTTATCGCGTTTGGCGTGCCCGTGGCGCTGACCTTAATAGCACTAACGACAGGTACGATGTACTGGTTCTACGATTACGGTTGGTTTACCGGTTCGGCGCTGGGGGCGATTGTTTACTATATCGCCAGCCAAGTGCTTTCTACGGTGCCGTCAGTTGGACCGTCGCCAGTAGCTGATAGGGAACCTACGGAGCAACTGCCCTAG
- a CDS encoding LysR family transcriptional regulator has protein sequence MPTLGQMSDYEIRLIRIFRTVVECGGFTAAETTLGISRSAISQHMNDLEGRLGFSLCQRGRGGFSLTEEGKEIYQAGLTLLSALETFKSDVNALHQTIKGELNIGITDNLVTLPAMHVTNALAKLSAPEHDVTLNIHMEPSDAVIRGVMDGHLHVGVVPGVNLPTSLDTQHLYDEPSYLYCASGHSLFNEESDSLGLSDIARHPAISPRYPLPAAARQAHEALNLRASASDREGAAFLILTGRFIGFLPEHVAAQWVSAGKMRTLNSTSQHYRIPFALISRRDRRPNRVVDAFLSFIDTP, from the coding sequence ATGCCAACGCTTGGTCAAATGAGCGATTATGAGATTCGCCTAATTCGTATTTTTCGAACAGTAGTGGAGTGCGGTGGCTTTACGGCAGCAGAAACCACGCTGGGCATCAGCCGGTCGGCGATTAGCCAGCATATGAACGATTTGGAGGGACGGCTAGGCTTTTCGCTCTGCCAGCGCGGACGCGGGGGATTTAGCTTAACCGAGGAAGGTAAAGAAATTTATCAGGCAGGGCTTACCCTCCTCTCCGCCCTTGAGACCTTCAAAAGCGATGTCAACGCCCTGCACCAAACGATCAAAGGCGAACTTAACATCGGCATTACCGACAATTTGGTGACCCTGCCTGCGATGCACGTTACCAATGCGCTGGCCAAACTCAGCGCGCCGGAGCACGATGTCACGCTGAACATTCATATGGAGCCATCGGACGCGGTGATTCGCGGCGTGATGGATGGCCACTTGCACGTCGGCGTAGTGCCAGGAGTCAATTTGCCCACGAGCTTAGACACCCAGCACCTCTACGATGAGCCTTCTTACTTGTATTGTGCGTCTGGGCACTCGCTTTTTAATGAGGAGAGTGACAGCCTAGGGTTGTCAGACATTGCGCGCCATCCTGCGATATCGCCGCGCTATCCGCTACCCGCTGCAGCACGCCAAGCCCACGAGGCACTCAACCTACGCGCCTCTGCCTCTGACCGCGAGGGCGCGGCTTTTTTGATTCTCACCGGGCGTTTTATTGGTTTTCTCCCTGAGCATGTGGCAGCGCAGTGGGTCTCAGCAGGCAAAATGCGAACGCTGAATAGCACAAGCCAACACTACCGTATTCCCTTTGCGCTCATTTCACGCCGTGACCGCCGCCCCAATCGGGTTGTTGATGCCTTTTTAAGCTTTATCGATACGCCTTAA